A genomic segment from Paenibacillus sp. FSL K6-1096 encodes:
- a CDS encoding alpha-amylase family protein has translation MQDPFIPFGFQYYRSPTPFRDQWEQDLGNIAGQGFNCVKYWVQWRSSVSREGTFVFDDIQELMDIAHRNGLKVILNVIFDVAPAWFYRKYTDSKMVTADGSIVEPRAINCRQIGGAPGPCYHHAPAAAEKASFLEETVQAFRDHPALWVWDLWNEPELTTGIKRKLSFDNQVCYCRHSLTAFHEWLIHKYGSLEALNESWQRTYGNWEEVEAPRGQGIFNDLVDWRLFMSDTLTEELRRRVQIVKSLDTRHPVMVHTVPAPIFNMITAGSDDFKLAEPCDLVGNSLGSSAWSADLLVSAAKGKPIINSEIHALPGNTAMKPRQPDLLEMKNHILTPLARGITGYLFWQYRPEILGQEAPAWGSVCLDGSASPWYSDMAHLNKLVQSNKRELSLAKRRGDGIAILFSPENQIANFAAHDHLDTYNDSIQGVHKLLHELNYKVEFLHESEVTAESLKPYRCLWMPYPLYLSRKLCDSLRAWIKNGGILISECSFGALQAENGCHSYNVPGYGFDQVFGVHETWIHSAENLDHSYHQVAFESRKAITLRNDMGQSGEEEPAADDLAHGSYYKSDIELEGHVKVLARFSEDLMPALTCADYGSGRAIWLGTLLAAAYWKDEHPGTLQLVRDLLQQELKLETNVQASGKVRADLSEWGEGASRGAFLYVHNEGKEETATEIMLRAVYTSAEPWFTGGHAVIQPADQEEPSTTRLTVTIQPGDVQVFRLT, from the coding sequence ATGCAAGATCCATTTATTCCATTCGGGTTTCAATATTACCGTTCTCCAACTCCCTTCCGGGACCAATGGGAACAAGACCTCGGCAATATTGCCGGGCAGGGGTTCAATTGTGTGAAATATTGGGTGCAGTGGCGGTCCAGTGTCTCCAGGGAAGGAACATTCGTGTTCGACGATATTCAAGAGCTGATGGATATAGCCCACCGAAATGGATTGAAGGTCATTTTGAATGTGATTTTCGACGTAGCTCCGGCCTGGTTTTATAGAAAATATACGGATTCCAAAATGGTCACGGCCGACGGATCCATTGTGGAGCCAAGAGCGATCAACTGCCGTCAGATAGGCGGAGCCCCCGGACCATGCTATCATCATGCTCCAGCCGCTGCGGAGAAGGCAAGCTTTCTGGAGGAAACCGTACAAGCTTTCCGGGATCATCCGGCGCTCTGGGTCTGGGATTTGTGGAATGAACCGGAGCTGACTACGGGCATTAAGCGTAAGCTGTCTTTTGACAACCAGGTCTGTTATTGCAGGCATTCGCTAACCGCATTTCATGAATGGCTGATCCATAAATACGGTTCTCTTGAAGCGCTCAACGAATCGTGGCAGCGGACTTACGGGAACTGGGAGGAAGTGGAGGCACCCCGGGGCCAAGGCATCTTCAACGATCTGGTAGATTGGCGGCTGTTCATGTCGGACACTCTGACAGAGGAGCTGCGGAGACGGGTACAAATTGTAAAGTCACTGGATACGCGGCATCCGGTCATGGTGCATACGGTACCGGCGCCAATCTTCAATATGATTACGGCCGGTTCGGATGATTTCAAGCTGGCAGAGCCCTGTGATCTGGTAGGCAACAGTCTGGGGTCCTCGGCGTGGTCGGCTGATCTGCTGGTCTCGGCTGCCAAAGGCAAACCGATTATCAACTCGGAAATTCACGCGCTTCCAGGCAATACAGCGATGAAGCCGCGCCAGCCGGACCTTCTGGAGATGAAGAATCATATTCTGACCCCGCTAGCCCGTGGCATCACCGGATATCTGTTCTGGCAATACAGGCCGGAAATCTTGGGCCAGGAAGCCCCGGCCTGGGGCAGCGTCTGCCTGGACGGCAGCGCATCGCCCTGGTACAGCGACATGGCACACCTTAACAAGCTGGTACAAAGCAACAAGCGGGAGCTGTCGCTGGCCAAACGCCGCGGAGACGGAATTGCTATTCTGTTCAGCCCGGAGAATCAGATTGCCAACTTCGCAGCGCATGATCATCTGGATACTTACAATGACTCCATACAAGGCGTCCATAAGCTGCTGCATGAGCTCAATTATAAAGTTGAGTTTCTCCATGAGTCAGAGGTCACTGCGGAGTCACTGAAGCCATACCGCTGCCTGTGGATGCCTTATCCGCTCTATCTTAGCCGTAAATTGTGCGACAGCCTGCGTGCATGGATAAAGAACGGCGGAATTCTGATCTCGGAATGTTCCTTCGGTGCTCTTCAGGCAGAGAATGGCTGCCACAGCTATAACGTTCCTGGGTATGGATTCGACCAAGTGTTCGGCGTCCATGAGACATGGATTCACTCCGCCGAGAATCTGGATCATAGCTATCATCAGGTTGCCTTCGAATCCCGGAAGGCGATTACGCTGCGCAATGATATGGGGCAGAGCGGGGAAGAGGAGCCGGCCGCAGACGATCTGGCCCATGGCTCCTATTACAAATCGGATATCGAGCTGGAGGGACATGTCAAGGTACTGGCCCGATTCTCGGAAGATCTCATGCCTGCATTAACCTGCGCCGATTACGGCAGCGGACGCGCCATATGGTTAGGCACCTTGCTTGCGGCTGCCTATTGGAAGGATGAGCATCCCGGGACGCTTCAGCTGGTACGGGATCTGCTGCAGCAGGAGTTGAAGCTGGAGACTAATGTGCAGGCAAGCGGTAAAGTCCGTGCGGATCTGTCGGAATGGGGTGAAGGAGCATCCCGTGGTGCGTTTCTATATGTGCATAACGAAGGGAAAGAGGAGACTGCGACCGAAATTATGCTGCGTGCTGTGTATACCTCAGCCGAACCCTGGTTTACCGGCGGCCACGCTGTTATTCAGCCGGCAGATCAGGAGGAGCCATCAACAACCCGTCTGACTGTAACAATTCAGCCCGGAGATGTTCAGGTATTCCGCTTAACTTAG